The genomic window TTAATTCGTATAATCTTCCACGTTTAGTTTGAGGATTTAATAAACGAATTAAGTCTTTTTCTCTAAGTTGACTTAAAGTTCTACTAACATTATTCCTATGTATTTTTGTCTTTTTACTAATTTCCGTAGGGTTTAATGTTTCTTCTTTTAAAGATTCTAATACTTTTTCACGGTTTTTAGACATTTTTATGAACTGTATATTTATTTTTTCATCATCATTCATATTATCCCTTTTATTATAATATCATTTTAATTATTTAATTTAAGTTTAATATATATTACTATTTCTAATTATAAATTAGACATTAGATTTTAAATACATATCATCCTTAAATTTATACTATAAATATATGATATCTATAAGATAGTTATAATAT from Methanobrevibacter olleyae includes these protein-coding regions:
- a CDS encoding winged helix-turn-helix domain-containing protein, with the protein product MNDDEKINIQFIKMSKNREKVLESLKEETLNPTEISKKTKIHRNNVSRTLSQLREKDLIRLLNPQTKRGRLYELTEYGKRILDLMNSK